agaggggggaatctCTATTTCCAAGACTCAGCTCCCAACTGGAATATGCGACCTGGAatactggaggtttttaagcagaggttgggtagccatctgtcacagatgctttagttgagattcctgaatcgcaggggggttggactagatgaccctcggggtcccttccgactctatgattctatgtatggtAATTATCCACTCTCGCAGCATCCCTGCGAGGGAGGTCATTAACAGGCCGGCTGAGCATGAGGGAGAGTGACTTCCTTGTAGCAGCAAGACGTCACTGCTTAGACGAATAGAGCGAAGTGGCGATCCTCAGGCTGTAGGACAAAATGTGGCCCTCCGAGGCTTTCCAgatggccctcagaactctccctaggTAGCAACGCTCGCGGGccttgctttgcatcctccttgggtgtttctgcctggctggaatgtctcCCTGACCTCTGATCGTGCCTCTTGCCTCCCGGGATACAGAGCGGAGGGTGAGCATGTTGgaaaactagcctgctgtagaACAGTAAATTCTACATCTGTTGCTCTGCCAGTTTTGAcagtggccccacccaccactagcatgcagCCCCCAAAAgattgctcagaagggaatgcgaCTCTCGGGCTGGAAATAAAAGGTCCAGCACCCTTAGAGTAGAGATCCAGAATCGTTTCAGCAAGGCAGGATCCTCCCAGGCTAGCAATGACATGGATCCGTCCCTCAGATCCTGTCCCTTAAACGAGATGTGATGAAGGAAAGACAACGAGCCTCTTGCGATCTTTCTTTgctcatttctttatttcattgatttatacaaaataataatgataataataataatatgttatgCAACACAAGAGGTCAAAACGTTTGGCCACCcgcccagctcagcccagccttTGGAAACTGAGGATAATTCTTGCCAGATGAGGTGGAAAGGAATGGGACGGATCCAGACCTAACTCGGACGATCGGTGGATGGCTTCGTGATGACCACAGTGTACCGGATTCGGCTGCAGGGAAGGGTTTCTTCAAAGCATTTCACGGCGGTTCCCATTTGGCGAGTGTTTAGGTCTCAGGCCTGTTGGACTTGTCCAGCGGAGACGTCAACCCCAACCCAGAACGCCCTTTGCCACCCAACCTCTCCTCTCTCCAACCCAAGGATCACACACAGCCCCAACTCCTAGCCTCTTGCTCTAACCGCTAGCCCATGCTTCCCTTTCCAGGGGAGGAAATTGAAACGAAATCCCCTGCCCTACAGCAGCCAAAGCCATCACACCTGAGCTTTGCACCCTCTCCCTTAGGGCCCCCAGTAAATTTTGCAGGGACGAGTTGAAGGGCCGCAGTAAGTATTGGGAAGAGGGGACTGGGTCTTCCCAGAATTCACCCCCTGGGGGCTTATCAGGAGGTGAATGGAAGACCATTCGTGTCTTTCAAATGCATTGAGTTGAAGGACTGCATTCAACACAGCTAGGCTTGATGTTGGAGGCTAGAGGGCGGGGCCACGTTGGAACTCTGGCAGATCGAGGGGTGGAGCCAGTGCAGGGACTGGTGGGTTATGGGCGGAGCCTATATAAATCCGGTCTCTCCAAGGTGCTTCAATCACAACCCATGTTACCACAGTTGTAGTTTAGTTGGGCCAAGATTTGCATTTCTCCAGTGGTCGTAAATTCGTGTCGAGTGCTTGCCTAGGTCCAGTCTCCATAGCTTCTCTCCTTCTTCCGCCCCCCTGATTTGGCACAGCCAGATCCAATCCATTTAATTCCAACTCCATAGACTCTTTGCTTTGTGAATTTAGAAGACTAAACGTATAAGGGAATAACAACCCAAGGAGGAGACGGGAGCCTGAAAACACAGCTAATGGAAGAAGCATCATCAATGCTATGGAAGCTGGCAAACCAAGAAGAACTGACCAAGCGGGGAACGAATTCCACCACCGAGATCAAAACGTTGGATTGAATGTataggtttatttttaaaaataataataacatttccaGGATCTGGAGCAAATAATATTCTGGATTCCAGATCTAGAGAGAGGAGGGAAACACGGTGCTCTGGGCATTCTAGATCCAGTGGTGAGAGAACTGAAACATAACAAATCTAGAGGCAAGGGCtactaatttattttaaaagttaagcTCCAAAGAGTTCTGGATCAAATCTGGAAGATCTCAAACAAACAGGCATGCAGAGGGCTATGGGGGTCGGCCTGAAGTATCAAAACCAGAAAATAGGAACTTTGAGGAAAGCATCCAGACAGTGAGCTAAAATGACCTCTTAAGGGTCCAGAGCTCCTCCGTTTGAAGGTTCTCGAGTTGAGCGGTCAGGAACCGAGAATGTCAGTGTGCCTGGAAAGCTCACAACAATGCCATTCTAGAGCCAAGCCTTGGGGTGGAGTGGTTAGGGTGGGAACGTGGGAACCTGTCGCTGGGAATTGAAAGTTTCCTGACTTAAAGGCAATCAAGCTCTAGACTTTGATATTCCAGAACCggacaaggggaggggagggagagcacCCCAAAATATTAACACTGCATTGACAACACATTGACATCATGGCGGACAGTCTCTCGTTCTTCCTGTGTAAACGGTCCGAGGCCTTGTGGTTCTGATCCTCCCAGGCGTGCGTTACTTCTTACTCTTTGTGACTCGGCACCCCTTTGCTGCGTCTCCCATGACGCCCCAGTACTCGCCGAACTGCAGTTTGGCCTCGTCGCCGTCGCCAAGGCTTTCAATCTTATCGTCCAGCGTGCCAACGCTCTGTTTTGAGAGGGGAAAGAAAGCTGTCAAAACCCAGCAGGGAAACCAGAGCTTGGATTTACAGTTTGCGGTTTCTTTTTCCAGActtgggggggttggactaggtgattcGATGGGGACCCCTTCTGCCCCGAGGGCTTCATCCCCTTCAAAACAACCTTTGATGGCCGGAGGGGTACattgccaatggtgggtggggcaggaAATGTCAACAATTTCAACTTCGCACAGGAGGGTCGTTTCTTTgcccacactcacacacccctctgtatCCTGGCAAGTTAAGAGGCACggtcagaattcaaggacacattccagccaggcaaaaacactcagggaggATGCCAagcaggggcagagagagggggcaTGGTCTGGAGAGAAGGGACAAGGCTTTGAGAGATGCCTAGAGGGCTGGACCCGAGGTTTCCTAGCCCTGCATTAGAAATCTACCAAGTTCCgttgcttttttcatttttagACAAGTGACAAATACACCTTTATTTTGTGGGCGGGGCGGGGGGTCCTTTCTCCTTTCCGCTGCTCCTTGGGGGGAAAAACTTCACCTCTCCCTGCTCCATTCAATGTATGTTTCCGTTCCATTCATTtgtgtcagggatggggaatctgaaGCTCGGTTTCCATACATTGTTGGAatggagcaacccagccagatgggtggggtattattattattattattattattattattattattattattattagactctaactcccagcagccccagccagcagggccaacagCCAggcaccctgggaactgtagtccaataacatggGAGAGCGCAGATTCCTCCTTTCCGGCTTGTATGGAACAAGATGATAAAGGCTGCAAACAAAGCAACGTCAGAGGAATGTTGACACAATGACCTACCATTACTTCCACAGCTGAGTGTCTCACAACCAGGATCTAGGCCtccgttccccaccccccaaccccaatCTGGGGCCCTGCAGGCATTGTTGAAGTGCAACGCTCATCACTCCTGGCAATTGGCCGTGCTTTCCAGGTCTAATGGAAGCTGGCGTCCAAgaacattgttggactacaactcccatcatacctggccattggccattgtAGCTGAAGggcctgatggaagttgtagtcccaacgaCACGTGTCAGGCCCCAGGTTGAGGGAAGCTGATCTAGGCTGAAGAGGGGAATCGCATCCCTTTGGTTTGGAATTGTTCCCCGACATAACGCTGAAACACCCCTCGCCCCAGAACTcttctgccgccgccaccaccccgGCGGACTCCTGTCTTAGGTTCCAGGTCTCCCTCTTCACCTCTGCTAAATGTGGCAACCTCTGTCCCACCAGGTCCCTCAGCTCGTTGGGGGTGATGCACTCTTTACGGCCCTTGACGGCGTAGCAGTGGAAGTTGTTGATGACGATTTCGATGGCCCTCTCCACATCGGTGAGCTCTTGAGAGTTCTGGGTGGCAGAGAAAGACAAGGGGTGGAGTTATAGTGAGACGCAAAGCATCAGCACAAGTCTGTGATCTCAAAAGAAGGCAGTCAGACCGGCCCGACTCCCTCCTACGCAATTACACCCTTCCCCGAAACTCCAGCCTAGCTTCATTAAGACTCCCAAGATTGCATACCATCTCTGGTGAGCAATCCGGAGATGATTATCCATTCCACTTGCACCAAACAGCCCAGCTCCATTACAGAGGAAACCACAACACCCATCCTCTTCTGTGCTAGACCAGATAAGATATGTCCCTTGTCCACAAACATATCGGTCCAGAACGAATCATATCCTTGTTTACCGTATCCTATGTTGAAACTCATTCGTTTCCTGACTCACATTCTGTCTGCATTAGAACTAATGGGAAACTGAAGTCAAGTCCATCCCAAATCTTCTAAAACTTCAGGAGATATCCAGAGTCTGTCTTCAACTGCTGGACATATTCCAAATTATTTTAAGACCTGGTTGTTGTTGATTTTTACAGAGGCCACTTTAAATAGCCAGGTCTTCCCACCAAAAgagtcctgggagctgtagtttgtcaagggtgcttctgagagttgttaggagaacccctatttcccctcTCAGAGCAAAAATTCCAGGAGTggcttaacaaccaatccctcttcccaagggactctgggaattgtggttctgtGCAGGGaaccgggggtgtgtgtgtgtctcctaacaactgccgccatccttcacaaactacacctcccagaattcGATGTTTAAAGTGGGACCACGGTGTTTCAAATCTAGGGTGTGAGTGTGGCCAGAGACATCTGGGTTCAGTAGCGACCTCCTTAGCTCATCAGCTTCTGTTCAGTTCCCAGTACAATAGCCAAGAGCTTTCTGCACTTTCCCCCTGGTCTCCTCAGAAAAAATGTGTTCCATCTTCTGTCTCCTCTTGCTTAGCATAAACAAGGGTGTGTTCaaatggaagaaaagcagaagaaGTCAATGGGGCATGGAGATTCAATGTTGAGGACTGAGACGTCCAAAGGGTACTTTCCCTCAAAGTTGCACTCcgactcccataagccccagccagcatggttaatggCAAGgtatgatgggaaatgtagtccaatgacatctggaggggtaTCAGCACTCTGATGTGATACTGTGGGTGTCAGATGCGCGTCAGGTGGCTGTTTGATATCCTCAAAGGATGGGTGAGAAATctgattctgttcacatttaaaggcaaattgatCTAACTGACACGTTATGAAACAAAATGCAAGCATGAAAGGCAGCCATCCTCCTAATTTCGCActaatctgaattttgcaatgcatttctctggCTAAGTAAAACTGTGTACAAAAACACAGATATCGGTGAAAATGGTTTGCAGGAAAGTCTCATATTGGGAAACATTGTGTTGATCGCAGCGAAATTGCATTCGAAAACAATTGTATTGTAAGAGAAATTCGCACTGAGGTGCTGAcgaatttttgtgaggactttaaaaaagagcaaaaaaaaaagaacctgcaagctgatttggaaatgtggagagctgaatttcaGACTGGAGAAACGAAGAACAGGGAGAAACGGAGACAGAAATGATTTGCCCATCCTGGCAGCCATGATTATTTGATGCACAACAAATATGCAAAGCCAACCGATCTATCTGATCATGTGCGCTGCAAACAGGATTAAACAGTGTAGTAGGAAAGACCCGCGGCCTCTTTTTGCACCATGGTGTCTAGGGACATATCCCGACCCTCAGTTTTCAGCCACAAGAGCGCCATACCACCAGGCCCACCAAGACACAGCCTGAGAGAGAGTTTGTGGCCTCTCACCTTAATATTTCCATCCTTTGCCTTTCCTAATTattacataggaagttgccttgtactgagtcagacccctggtccatgtagctcagtgttgtttacacggactggcagctgctgctctctaggatttcaggcaaaggcctctcccagccctacctggagatgccggggatcgaacctgggaccttcggcaTTCAAAGCAGACTCTCTGCTCTTGAGCTATTGCCCTCCCCTGCTGTCAGATATACTTTTTAActggggatgccagggactgaaccccaGACCTTtggcatggaaagcagatgtgcTGTGATTTTAGCCGCAGCTCTTGCCCTGTAAATGAAGTAAGACCTTAGTCCTCACAGTTTGGAAGAAGGCCCCAATTCAGACAGGAATGGAGGGAGCTGTTCTGTCTTGTGTCAGACCTcatggtccatctagatcagtgttctccaaactgtttttggactacaactcccatcgtccctagctagcaggaccagcggtcagggatgatgggggttgcagtccaagtcggagacccaagtttgggaaacactgatcttgTCTGATATTGCCTGCgctggctctctggggtttcaggcaaagAGCATTCCCAGTTCAATAGGTCTTACTCTTGAGTAAGTGTGCCCAGGACAGCAgcccataaataacaacaacaacaacaacaaaagttttgcTTCCTGCGACTGCCGCCCTTACTTGGGGACTGAGTCCCGCTGAAGTCATTGGAAGCGACTTCCGAGTAgacctgcataggattgtgctgtgccagcatctttttttaatgaaatgaaatgaaatcccaTTTTGAATCCTGAAAAGCCATATGAAATCTTCCTTCTACACCGTGCTGCATTCAGTCGAGAGCTTACtgaatgttatatatatatataatcagcagGGAAAACCTGTTTGAATGCCGAGAGAAGCCAGAGCTTTTGGGCGTTTCCCTGGATGAGCCTCTTTCCTCCGACCGCAAAGCCAGTTGATccagaatatatatttaaaatcagcTGAGGGATCTGGTCTCCATGACAGAAGTCACTTTGTGGAGTCTGCTGACATGTCATTCTGGACCCAATGTGCTATTCGTATTCAGAGCTGATGGGATAGGAGGTGATCTGTGCCTCCTTGTTTGTTTTCCTAATCTGCATCTTCACCTTCATGCACACGCACATACAGAGTTTACAcccaccttccccaacctggtgacctGCAGGTGTTTGTGGACTccaatccccatcagccccagccaaatgGGACAATGGTCAAGGctggtggcagttgtagtccagcaacatctggagggccacaagtccgcccacccgcccacccctgtcctagacaaatgtcccagccaatcagggaccACATATTAAATGCACTTACAGAGAtgtagagcagggatgaggattccctatgttgttggactacaactcccatcagccccagtccgcattggtcaatgatcagggttaatgggagttgcagtccaacaacatctggagggaccacaggttcctcttcCCTGCATTAGAAGTAAGGCAAATAGTGATTTAgttcagggacagggaacctgtgattctccagatgttgttgggtcccaactctcatcatacccagccaacatggccaacagtcaggggtgaTTGGAACCATAGCACAgtaatatttggagggccacaggttttcccacccctgctgtatacacatgtcccaaccaatcagggaccaCATATTAAATGCACTTGCAGAGGTATAGGGCAGGATGGGGAGCCTGTTGACCTCCAGttgtttgttggactacaacttccatcagtcccagtcaggaTGGCCCAACGGTCAGAgataatgatgggagttgtagtccagcaacacctggagggcaccagcttgggagaAAGCTGGCTTACGCATTCCCTGTCTGCAAATTTTGCCACCTGATTTCCCCTTTCACAAACCATAACCCaggctcagttggcagagcacaagactctttatgtcagggtcatgggttcgagccccacgttgggcaaaagactcctgcgtttcagggggttggactagatgaccctggggggtcccttccaactctatgtttccaTGAAATTTCCCACCTTCTCTCCTCATTTCCAGCCAACAGCATCCTAGGCGAGGACAATGAACTCTGACTCAGCACTAGACTTGGCAACCATCTCTGCTTCTAATAAAAAATATTGCCAAGATATCCACCCCCCATCAGCTACCAATCCCCTCTCATTAGGACATTTTCCCTTAAAACATTTCAACGTGTCCCAGGCGGAAGACCATTCCAGAGGAGATTAGATCTTTGCCAAGGTGGTAGACAAGTCTGTTCTAGGCCCCAGAAAGTCAGAGTCTCACACAACTAGAAAGAACTGGTTTGGCTGAGGAGATCCCAAAATTTCCTTAGAGGGAGTTGGTTGCACAAGAggatctctccctctttcctgggGAAAGGCTGTGTCTCAGTGGCAGAGTGTCCCTAACCACATCAACCCTTTCTCCAGAATCCTGAGGACTTTAGCTATAGGGCAAGATATGTAGCCAAGTTACAAAGTACACACTCTGTGTGcgggacagctgctgccagtcagtgccggCCACATTGAAGTAGAAggagcaatggtctgacacaGTGTATTTTAGCCAACCCAATCTGGCTCCCTATGACATGGGTTTCTCCGTACCTCCCAGAAGCTTTGCTGTGTTTAAGAAGACAGATCCACAGATGATCCGAGAGGGcatcctttccacacacacacacacacaccccaaaaccctACACACATCCCCCTTCCAACACAGAATGATTTCCACagtttctcctctcccttccccagaaAACCGGAAAACAgtgccctttcccccctccaattgACCTTTCTCTTCTTGCAGCAACCAAATCCCATCGTTGGTTCGGTTCGGTTGGTTCGGTTCGGAGCGTCGGCAAAAATCCCCTTGTCCGGAGCACGTCGTGGCAAGTTGGTTCCTTGAGATCTGCTGGGTAGTTCCCGCTAAGAGACTCTTAGAAATCCAACAACGGCTGTTTTTCCTATGGGCGGGCGACAGAAGGGGAGAACGGAGACGTTTAGCTTCCCATCGGATCCTGCCTCCTTTtatttcttccaccccaccctggtCTGAGCGTGTTTGGGAAGGCAAATTGTTGAGCGCTGCCTGAACATGTCCGGAGCGGTGAGGCACGCCGCTGAGCGAGGAAAGGATTGGAGTTCACGGGGAAGGGGTGGGAGtctggaggaaggggaaagcccACCACCACTACTATCCCAAACAACACacccaccccttgcaccccttcTGTTGAGCCCTGGAGGAGTCCCAAAGGAGAGAAGTCCCACTTACCTGCTCAAAGGAATCACCTGTGCTGAATAGGGTTGCCTCTCCTGCCACGGTTTTATATCTCAAGAAGGCGTGTGTAAGAGACACCTCCGGGAGATACCAGGAGGCGGGTGGTGGCGCAAGGCATCTCGCTGCGCCGCCTGGCACCCTGCCAGCGTGGGACTTCAGCGCCACCCATTTCCTAATTTTTTTAGTCATGGTGCGACGGGTGAGCAATTGGTATGACAGGAGGCCGGTTTACGTgactcctctctcccctccccgccccctccagtTTATCAAACTCGCCCGCTTTCCTCATCCCGTGCTCCATCCCAGTGATCTCCAAATACTAAGGATGTAAGAATGTACGTCCGTGGCTCCCATTTTTTTGCTGCCACACCTTATggattccaaccccctgcattgcaggaatctttcacccactgtggggctcgaacccacgaccctgggactaagagtctcacactctatGAACTGAGCTATCTAGCTCCTCTTTTAAGTTTCATGGGgacacggatggcgctgtggtctaaaccactaagcctcttgggcttgccgatcagaaggtcggcagttcgaatccccgcgatagggtgagttcctgttgctctgtcccagcttctgccaaactagcagttcgaaagcacaccagtgcaagtagataaataggtaccactgcagtgggaaggtaaacggtgtttccatacgctctggcactcgtcgcggtcctccatgcgccagtagcggtctagtcttgctggccacatgacccggaaagctgtctgtggacaaatgccggctctcttggcctgaaagtgagatgagcgccgcaaccccatagtcgcctttgactggacttaaccatccaggtgtcctttacctttacttttacctataaAAGCATTGTTCAGAATAGCGGTTTGCACAACCCCCCGattcattgcacatttattcGAAATCCAATTAAAATTGGTTAGTTTGTTGTAGAATGTTtgaaaaagtatctgaagaagtgtgcatgcacacgaaagctcataccaagaacaaacttagttggtctctaaggtgctactggaaggatttttttattttattttttattatttatttattttattttgaaaaagaaatatggtTGTGTTAAAATGTGGGCAGGATTTGAAGCATAGCAGCAGATGACAAGTGGTAGCTTAATCATTTATAGTTTTCACTCACCTTAAACTTCCTCGCCAGGTTATTGTGAGGAGGAGAGCTGCCTTATTTCTCCATGTATAAGAAGATGAAAACCCTCGACAAATCAATAATTATTGATTTCTTTATTTGGGGTTTTAAAAAGATAGGGATCAACTTATACACGGGGGaccttatacacagaaaaatatggtatgtaagCCACCCTTGAgtaggaaaggcgggatataaatgttaGTGTAAAATTGCcgtggcaaaaaaaaaagcagcggatAAATTTAATAAGCATAAACAATGCAAAAGAAGCAGAAAGCAACCACCatgaaatacaatacaaataattATAACAGTGAACAGCCGAATAGAGATAGAGGCAAAATCCAATTCCGTTTGCATCCCAAGGCCAACTGATCTGGTTTGCACTTCCTGAAGTAAAACACAAAGAGAAACTTCAAACTCCGAACTGcgctgaattttgcaacgcagttcttcAACCAAGTTGTGGGTATGAAAATGTATACGCTGGGTAAAGTTTGCATGTTGAAAAATGCATACTTTTATTAAAAGAACATACggaaatgcattatgttagggggagtggcttacaaaaaaaaaccatgcaaattAGGCAAAATTTGCATtaagatgctggtgaattttcgtgattttttttttaagaatttgcaaactgatgtgcaaatgtggagaactgaaaaatAAGAATCAGGCCCAATCTGCCCTGTGTATCTAAAGCAGTAGTCTAACACATTaagcagtcatgacttcccctaaAATACCCcgggagctgtcatttgttaagggtgctgagagttcatAGGTGGCCCCCTCcattcctttcacagagctataatttccagAGTTGTCTCTCTTCCCAGCGACctgagagagagactgaaattgatagattatTCCATTCATATTGGCTCATCAATTTATATAGCTGCATAGGCCTGTGGACATAGAAAGGTCTTCAAGGAGTGTCtggcagttattattattattattattattattattattattattattaatttcagtgcttttttctggggggacacaagGGTACGCagtcccctaaacattttgtgaatctaaaaatgttaaaatttttggtttcttc
This is a stretch of genomic DNA from Lacerta agilis isolate rLacAgi1 chromosome 17, rLacAgi1.pri, whole genome shotgun sequence. It encodes these proteins:
- the LOC117039004 gene encoding protein S100-A14-like, whose translation is MGFGCCKKRKNSQELTDVERAIEIVINNFHCYAVKGRKECITPNELRDLVGQRLPHLAESVGTLDDKIESLGDGDEAKLQFGEYWGVMGDAAKGCRVTKSKK